In one Trichlorobacter lovleyi SZ genomic region, the following are encoded:
- a CDS encoding sensor histidine kinase encodes MKLIRRIFNPVIALVAIQLVWVVVVVLWVTWFVGRHRQLKELATRYSPELLARTEGWSPLVQGLLLLAAILAGVYTLFIFWRRQSRLYQEQREFITQVTHELKSPLASIQLHLETIQLRRPSAERLDSFVDTMLDDTHRLHSQIDNLLLAARIEQRRRPADRRVIDLSAFVQKYLDENRDRLPPGTRLELELEPGLKAAVEPDELGTVLRNLLENAVLYSPGVPELELRLSRKGRWAIIALKDHGRGIAKAELRKIFRRFYRVELPDERIRGTGLGLYIVQSVIEGCGGAVQAESAGPGSGCTITLQLPLVEKS; translated from the coding sequence ATGAAACTGATTCGTCGTATTTTTAATCCGGTGATTGCCCTGGTGGCCATCCAGTTGGTCTGGGTGGTGGTGGTGGTACTGTGGGTAACCTGGTTTGTGGGCAGGCATCGCCAGTTGAAAGAACTGGCCACCCGCTACAGTCCGGAGCTGCTGGCCCGGACCGAGGGCTGGTCTCCACTGGTGCAGGGCTTGCTGCTGCTGGCAGCGATTTTGGCCGGTGTTTATACGTTGTTCATCTTCTGGCGCCGTCAGTCGCGGCTCTATCAGGAACAGCGCGAGTTTATCACCCAGGTGACCCATGAGCTGAAATCGCCCCTGGCATCAATCCAGCTTCATCTTGAGACGATCCAGTTGCGCCGTCCCTCGGCAGAACGCCTGGACAGCTTTGTGGATACCATGCTGGATGATACCCATCGCTTGCATTCCCAGATTGACAACCTGCTGCTGGCCGCCCGGATTGAACAGCGCCGGCGTCCGGCTGACCGGCGGGTGATTGATCTCTCAGCCTTTGTGCAGAAATATCTGGATGAAAACCGTGATCGCCTGCCACCGGGTACCCGGCTTGAGCTGGAACTTGAACCTGGTCTGAAGGCGGCGGTGGAGCCTGATGAGCTGGGGACTGTGTTGCGTAACCTGCTGGAAAATGCAGTACTCTATTCGCCCGGTGTGCCGGAGCTGGAATTGCGGCTGAGTCGTAAAGGCCGCTGGGCGATTATTGCATTAAAAGATCACGGTCGTGGTATTGCTAAAGCAGAACTGCGCAAGATTTTCCGTCGTTTTTACCGGGTAGAACTGCCGGATGAGCGGATTCGTGGCACCGGACTGGGGCTGTATATTGTCCAGTCCGTGATTGAAGGCTGCGGCGGCGCAGTGCAGGCTGAAAGTGCCGGTCCCGGCAGCGGTTGTACCATTACCCTGCAACTACCCCTTGTGGAGAAATCATGA
- a CDS encoding helicase C-terminal domain-containing protein has protein sequence MPATFSTDCSALIRFEIKQARGNEVFFIACLDDNGVMVSAEAIARGNKHAVPAILSRASAGQMVLHNHPSGELIPSDADLDLASICGNNGIGFGIIDNDCQRCYLVVAPHTPRTGERLNFDELEKVFGSDGMLAKHLKGYEKRDEQVRMAFSVATAFNDNTVALIEAGTGTGKSLAYLVPALLWAMRNDQRVVISTNTINLQEQLIKKDIPLLQRHAATEFTACLVKGRGNYLCLRKLGGVLDEPSLFPDSASEELQAIAAWSETTRSGCLSDLSFHPAWEVWDDLRCEADQCGRSRCPEFNRCFFYKARRDAASARLLVVNHALLLADIALRRESGYDAVAILPPFSRLIIDEAHHLEEAATGALSVRISRAGLMKQLSRLAPSGGRAGILSVLNTKIGKELPEELDALYQELSGLIEAALLPQVHELAGAVDRELDWLAQALQGEMQQGDDQRGGELKRRITAEVRATPFWHELETRLKRLGEQLQELADGLGALDRAAAKLPDTVMQAVNGLLTDAFGIGQRLVAISRELAWFCTDDPEACCWLEAKQTSRGSQATVCVAPLDVAETIKTALLDPIPTVVLTSATLTVGGSFGYLRRRTGLDLLESERLQELALASPFDYAEQSLVAIPRDLPDPTSFAFRQPLADAVLRAISISQGGAFVLFTSFDLLRQTHAALKAELENQGITVLRQGEGGGRHQLLARFRKEQHAVLFGTDSFWEGVDVKGDALRLVVIARLPFQVPTEPIQQARAERITSLGGDPFREMSVPQAVLKLRQGFGRLIRSRTDRGAVLILDSRMVTKNYGARFRKSLPEAAQLIAPLDQVFSRMEQFFQSWH, from the coding sequence ATGCCCGCAACCTTTTCAACTGATTGCAGCGCCCTGATCCGTTTTGAGATCAAACAGGCCCGTGGTAATGAGGTCTTCTTCATCGCCTGCCTGGACGACAATGGTGTGATGGTCTCTGCCGAGGCCATTGCCCGTGGCAATAAGCACGCCGTACCGGCCATCCTCTCCCGCGCCTCGGCCGGCCAGATGGTGCTGCACAACCACCCCTCCGGCGAGCTGATCCCCTCTGATGCTGATCTTGATCTGGCCTCGATCTGCGGCAACAACGGGATCGGTTTCGGCATCATCGACAATGACTGCCAGCGTTGCTATCTGGTGGTGGCGCCCCATACCCCCCGCACCGGCGAACGGCTTAATTTTGATGAGCTGGAAAAGGTCTTTGGCTCTGACGGGATGCTGGCTAAGCATCTTAAGGGGTATGAAAAACGGGATGAACAGGTGCGGATGGCCTTTAGCGTGGCAACCGCCTTTAACGACAACACCGTGGCGCTGATTGAGGCCGGTACCGGCACCGGCAAATCACTGGCCTATCTGGTGCCTGCCCTGCTCTGGGCCATGCGTAATGATCAACGGGTGGTGATCTCCACTAACACCATCAACCTGCAGGAACAGCTGATCAAGAAGGATATTCCCCTGCTGCAACGCCATGCTGCCACGGAGTTCACCGCCTGTCTGGTCAAGGGGCGCGGCAACTACCTTTGCCTGCGCAAACTGGGCGGGGTGCTGGATGAGCCGTCCCTGTTCCCGGACAGCGCTTCGGAGGAGTTACAGGCCATAGCTGCCTGGAGCGAAACCACTCGCAGCGGCTGCCTGAGCGATCTCTCCTTCCATCCTGCCTGGGAGGTCTGGGATGACCTGCGTTGCGAGGCAGACCAGTGTGGCCGTTCCCGCTGTCCGGAGTTTAACCGCTGCTTTTTCTACAAGGCGCGCCGCGATGCCGCTTCAGCCCGGCTGCTGGTGGTCAACCACGCCCTGCTGCTGGCTGATATCGCCCTGCGCCGTGAGAGCGGTTATGATGCGGTTGCCATTCTGCCACCCTTCAGCCGTCTGATTATTGATGAGGCCCACCACCTGGAAGAGGCGGCCACCGGCGCCTTGTCAGTCAGGATCAGCCGGGCCGGGTTGATGAAGCAACTGTCAAGGCTGGCGCCATCCGGTGGCAGAGCCGGCATCCTGAGCGTACTGAACACCAAGATCGGCAAGGAACTACCGGAAGAGCTGGATGCCCTGTATCAGGAACTATCCGGCCTGATCGAGGCTGCCCTACTGCCCCAGGTCCATGAGCTGGCAGGCGCGGTTGACCGTGAGCTGGACTGGCTTGCCCAGGCCTTGCAAGGTGAAATGCAACAAGGAGATGATCAGCGGGGTGGTGAGCTGAAGCGCAGGATTACCGCAGAGGTGCGTGCCACACCGTTCTGGCATGAGCTGGAGACCCGCCTGAAGCGTCTGGGCGAGCAGTTGCAGGAACTGGCCGATGGTCTGGGAGCACTGGACCGGGCTGCTGCCAAGCTGCCGGACACGGTCATGCAGGCGGTGAACGGGCTGTTAACTGACGCCTTTGGCATTGGTCAGCGTCTGGTGGCGATCAGCCGTGAACTGGCCTGGTTCTGCACTGATGATCCTGAGGCCTGCTGCTGGCTGGAGGCCAAGCAGACCAGCCGGGGCAGCCAGGCCACGGTCTGTGTGGCACCCCTGGATGTGGCAGAGACCATCAAGACCGCTTTGCTTGATCCGATCCCCACGGTGGTGCTGACCTCAGCCACCCTGACCGTGGGTGGCTCATTCGGCTATCTGCGCAGAAGGACCGGCCTTGACCTGCTGGAGTCGGAGCGGCTGCAGGAGCTGGCACTGGCCTCACCCTTTGATTATGCAGAGCAGTCATTGGTGGCCATCCCCCGGGATCTACCTGACCCAACCAGTTTTGCCTTTCGCCAGCCATTGGCTGATGCAGTGCTGCGGGCGATCAGCATCTCGCAGGGAGGCGCCTTTGTGCTGTTCACCTCTTTTGACCTGCTGCGTCAGACTCATGCTGCCCTTAAAGCTGAACTGGAAAATCAGGGAATAACGGTATTGCGGCAGGGTGAGGGGGGCGGCAGGCACCAGCTGTTGGCCCGTTTCCGCAAGGAACAGCATGCCGTGCTGTTCGGTACTGATTCTTTCTGGGAAGGGGTGGATGTCAAGGGGGATGCCCTGCGCTTGGTGGTGATTGCCCGGCTGCCGTTTCAGGTGCCGACAGAGCCGATCCAGCAGGCAAGGGCAGAGCGGATCACCAGCCTGGGGGGCGATCCGTTCCGTGAGATGTCAGTGCCCCAGGCGGTGCTCAAGCTGCGTCAGGGCTTTGGCCGCCTGATCCGCAGCCGGACTGACCGTGGGGCCGTGCTGATTCTTGATAGCCGGATGGTCACCAAGAATTATGGTGCGCGTTTCAGAAAGTCTTTGCCTGAGGCCGCACAACTGATCGCTCCGCTGGATCAGGTATTCAGCCGGATGGAGCAGTTTTTCCAATCATGGCACTGA
- a CDS encoding YXWGXW repeat-containing protein, translated as MRIATALVLAALMAVPSLGAAESNFNVNVNLGVPVPPPPTVVVAPRVVFDAPPLFLAPSSLGFYVGVDMSYDMVLISGVYYLFQGNHWYRANHYNGPWVVTRYEQLPAPVRRYKVEKIRYYRDHEYRAYHANRDHYRGKHFRPGREEREEWRDEKDRRKEDKREAREEWKEHKKHGRGHGRDND; from the coding sequence ATGCGAATCGCAACAGCTCTGGTCCTGGCAGCACTTATGGCGGTCCCGTCACTTGGAGCAGCTGAGTCCAATTTCAATGTTAATGTTAATCTGGGAGTGCCGGTACCGCCGCCTCCCACGGTTGTGGTGGCGCCCCGGGTGGTCTTTGATGCGCCGCCGCTCTTTCTGGCGCCATCGTCACTGGGGTTCTATGTGGGAGTTGATATGTCCTACGACATGGTTCTCATTTCCGGCGTCTACTACCTCTTTCAAGGTAATCACTGGTATCGGGCCAACCATTATAACGGTCCCTGGGTGGTAACCCGCTACGAGCAGCTCCCGGCACCGGTCAGACGATACAAGGTGGAGAAGATCCGCTACTACCGTGATCATGAGTACCGCGCCTACCATGCGAATCGTGATCACTACCGCGGTAAACATTTCCGGCCTGGTCGGGAGGAACGAGAAGAGTGGCGGGATGAGAAGGACCGTCGTAAGGAGGACAAGCGGGAAGCGCGCGAGGAGTGGAAGGAACACAAAAAACATGGCCGCGGCCATGGCCGTGATAATGACTAG